Proteins encoded in a region of the Paenibacillus sp. E222 genome:
- a CDS encoding NAD(P)-dependent oxidoreductase translates to MKIFVAGASGVIGRLLLPQLIQAGHEVIGMTRKEEQREAIEQLGAKAILADVFDRGQMVEILNEVKPDVVIHQLTSLSQGSSAENARIRIEGTRNLVDAAKQAKVQKIIAQSISWAYEPGTTPATEETALDMDAPMPRHTTIHGVLALEEAVKEMPAYVILRYGTLYGPATWYAKNGDIAEKISIKEVKATDGVSSFVHVEDAANAALLALDWPTGTYNIVDDEPAKGTDWLPVYAQALGAPAPDIQSGASPWERGASNRKAKNECGWIPQYPTWRTGFSKSLR, encoded by the coding sequence ATGAAGATTTTCGTTGCTGGTGCAAGTGGTGTTATTGGTAGACTGCTGCTGCCGCAATTAATACAGGCTGGTCACGAAGTTATTGGCATGACGCGGAAAGAAGAGCAAAGAGAGGCCATTGAACAGTTAGGAGCCAAAGCCATTCTTGCAGATGTGTTTGATCGAGGACAAATGGTGGAAATTCTAAATGAAGTTAAACCTGATGTTGTTATTCATCAATTAACCTCATTAAGTCAAGGCAGTTCGGCAGAAAATGCGCGCATACGAATTGAAGGAACACGAAATTTGGTAGATGCAGCAAAACAGGCGAAGGTACAAAAAATCATCGCACAGAGTATTTCTTGGGCATATGAACCTGGCACGACTCCTGCGACGGAAGAAACAGCATTGGACATGGATGCTCCTATGCCTAGACATACTACAATTCACGGAGTATTGGCTCTGGAGGAAGCCGTAAAAGAAATGCCTGCGTATGTCATTTTGCGATATGGCACTCTGTATGGACCTGCAACTTGGTATGCTAAAAATGGGGATATAGCAGAGAAGATCAGTATCAAAGAAGTAAAGGCAACGGATGGGGTATCATCTTTTGTTCATGTCGAAGATGCTGCGAATGCTGCTTTGCTGGCGCTGGATTGGCCAACGGGTACGTATAACATTGTGGATGATGAACCAGCTAAAGGGACAGACTGGCTCCCTGTATACGCTCAAGCCTTGGGTGCACCAGCACCAGATATTCAATCGGGAGCAAGCCCGTGGGAGAGAGGGGCCTCGAACCGCAAAGCCAAGAACGAATGCGGGTGGATTCCTCAATATCCCACATGGAGAACAGGCTTTTCCAAGTCTTTACGATAA
- a CDS encoding GNAT family N-acetyltransferase, whose product MLELEFTTIVEWDEALWARMERIYHEAFPSGAKTKAILRNMLHRGIGYLHTGMHQGEVVAMAVTGLEGKAANRILIIDYLAVEQKLRGSGIGSWMLEQLRVWGLREHGINGMIIEAESGKTEAHQERIQFWQRNGFILTSYVHQYRMVPESYQAMMLPLDGSIHVPDDGEALFHYINAFHKVAYRKS is encoded by the coding sequence ATGCTGGAATTAGAGTTTACAACTATAGTGGAGTGGGATGAAGCATTATGGGCGCGGATGGAGCGAATTTATCATGAGGCTTTTCCAAGCGGGGCGAAGACAAAAGCGATTTTGCGCAATATGCTGCACAGGGGAATTGGTTACTTACACACGGGCATGCATCAAGGAGAAGTGGTTGCGATGGCTGTTACTGGACTGGAGGGGAAGGCAGCGAACCGCATCCTGATCATCGATTACCTCGCGGTTGAACAGAAGCTGCGCGGGTCGGGCATCGGGTCTTGGATGCTGGAGCAACTCAGAGTCTGGGGGTTAAGAGAACACGGGATCAATGGTATGATTATCGAGGCGGAGTCCGGGAAAACCGAGGCTCATCAGGAACGCATTCAGTTCTGGCAGCGCAACGGGTTCATTTTAACCTCCTATGTTCATCAATATAGAATGGTTCCAGAGTCGTATCAGGCCATGATGCTGCCCCTGGATGGAAGCATACATGTACCTGATGATGGTGAAGCACTATTTCATTATATCAATGCTTTTCATAAGGTTGCTTACCGGAAGAGTTAG
- a CDS encoding choline esterase: MRTYDAFPEPIGEYTVGRTQMDLEYTASDRSKRELTAFVYYPSDSNEGKTTSTYMFPEVYEMLKEQSLVTAYLKGEDFFSIDIKTQCYDDLALSGKEKRYPVLFYVCGGGVSPEWGTVICTDLASIGYIVVSIGHQNSTMYKRKDGRLFNVSTGFSNAITALSEDPEMLALAGKMEMRPDEETAIEMCRKVLALPILAKLTEYSELQAEDVRYVADCLYKLDSGELNSIFKGRLLLDIGIGIIGHSYGGLTTAMVCRDDDRFACRIGLDSGAFGLQDSDLKKPFLLLFCEPNYNMNAIIGANNSMATYYFSVDRVAHLDYCDILFTYANEGLRGERDAVEMRNLVTDYSKNFFDHYLLQKEASVESLAYDGVDLIKKTSNK; encoded by the coding sequence ATGAGAACTTATGACGCATTTCCAGAACCAATTGGCGAGTATACTGTCGGTCGAACCCAGATGGATTTGGAGTACACCGCATCAGATCGCTCCAAAAGAGAACTGACAGCGTTTGTGTACTATCCGTCCGATAGTAACGAAGGTAAGACGACATCAACGTACATGTTTCCTGAAGTCTACGAAATGTTGAAGGAGCAGTCACTTGTCACTGCATATCTTAAAGGGGAGGATTTTTTCTCTATAGATATCAAGACTCAGTGCTACGACGACCTTGCTCTCTCCGGGAAGGAAAAGCGCTATCCGGTGTTATTCTATGTTTGCGGCGGGGGCGTTTCTCCAGAATGGGGTACAGTGATCTGTACAGACTTGGCAAGCATCGGATATATTGTGGTAAGCATCGGCCATCAGAATAGCACAATGTATAAGCGTAAAGATGGGCGCCTGTTTAATGTATCAACGGGTTTTTCGAATGCCATTACAGCGCTTTCTGAAGATCCGGAGATGCTGGCGTTGGCTGGTAAGATGGAGATGCGGCCTGACGAGGAAACTGCCATAGAGATGTGCCGTAAAGTGCTTGCACTGCCGATCCTTGCCAAGTTAACAGAGTATAGCGAATTACAGGCAGAAGATGTAAGGTATGTTGCCGATTGTCTTTACAAACTGGACTCTGGAGAGCTGAATTCCATCTTTAAGGGCAGATTGTTGCTTGACATCGGCATAGGCATAATCGGACATTCTTATGGAGGGCTAACGACGGCGATGGTTTGCCGGGACGACGACCGGTTCGCCTGCAGGATTGGCTTGGATAGCGGTGCGTTCGGCCTTCAGGACAGCGACCTTAAGAAACCCTTCTTGTTACTGTTTTGTGAACCTAACTATAATATGAATGCGATAATTGGCGCTAACAATAGCATGGCAACCTATTATTTCTCTGTTGATCGTGTTGCGCATCTAGATTACTGCGACATCCTGTTTACCTATGCTAATGAGGGACTCAGAGGCGAACGGGATGCTGTGGAGATGCGAAATCTGGTTACAGACTATTCAAAGAACTTTTTTGATCATTACTTACTGCAGAAGGAAGCAAGTGTAGAAAGTCTGGCATACGATGGCGTGGACTTGATCAAGAAGACCAGCAACAAGTGA
- a CDS encoding TetR/AcrR family transcriptional regulator → MPKNSFFRLDEARRGEISNNAMHLFVDNDYEDITMKMVLDRLSMHPGTFYRYFEDKDDLYCLLVRNVTQKRAAYFNNSNEDSLYRFFLTTLFGNVSDTVTEPLNELEIKLIQTFLNIPENTLLKVYLNVLKGESFPLIKDILRRMRVDGYLRPDIDDDLISFMFESMQFNLVMFFREFDIKDSTLQHKLSKYFADFMSHGLLEDHTYSEMVSDLKKTKE, encoded by the coding sequence ATGCCCAAAAATTCTTTCTTTCGTTTAGATGAAGCAAGGCGCGGAGAAATCTCTAATAACGCTATGCATCTTTTTGTTGATAATGATTACGAAGACATTACGATGAAGATGGTTTTGGATCGATTGTCCATGCACCCCGGAACATTTTATCGGTATTTTGAAGACAAGGATGACCTTTATTGTCTATTGGTACGTAATGTTACCCAGAAAAGAGCTGCGTATTTTAATAACAGTAATGAAGATTCACTTTACCGGTTTTTCCTGACTACCTTATTTGGTAACGTTAGTGACACTGTGACCGAGCCGCTGAATGAGTTGGAAATCAAACTCATTCAAACATTTTTAAACATTCCTGAAAACACTTTGCTTAAAGTATATCTGAATGTGCTGAAGGGCGAGTCATTCCCCTTAATCAAGGACATTTTACGCCGAATGAGGGTTGATGGATATCTAAGACCGGATATTGACGATGACCTGATTTCTTTTATGTTTGAGTCCATGCAGTTTAATTTAGTCATGTTTTTTAGGGAATTCGATATTAAGGATTCTACGCTGCAACATAAGCTTAGCAAGTACTTTGCTGACTTTATGAGTCATGGGCTGCTTGAAGATCATACATATTCTGAAATGGTTAGTGATCTCAAGAAAACCAAGGAGTAG
- a CDS encoding pentapeptide repeat-containing protein, with the protein MRRLESGMTVDNEIFTDIVRYEHETISETTITNSNVGSPIFWSCNLHHLVFSTCDLTNARFFASSTIDHCTFIRSDLRSVGIARNEAVFTNCEFTACDMRGMTLENATFIDCTFYKCRFSDRILQAANIVNCSFTGKLVDITFEGDGQQKLIANFENCILDGVRFVGCDLTQCIPPKSKNHLYVEQVSSRVKNALKKIDDDPNLSDDDRKVLVRNLRKLEHMEQYIFNTAHMKKIYGDVFVERFFSSLE; encoded by the coding sequence ATGAGAAGACTGGAGTCTGGTATGACAGTAGACAACGAAATATTTACCGATATTGTCAGGTATGAACACGAAACGATAAGCGAAACGACCATAACAAATTCGAATGTTGGTTCACCTATATTTTGGAGCTGTAACCTGCATCATCTTGTATTTAGTACCTGCGATCTTACAAATGCGAGATTTTTTGCCAGTAGTACGATTGATCATTGTACATTTATTCGTTCCGACTTGCGCTCTGTTGGCATTGCCAGGAACGAAGCTGTTTTCACCAATTGCGAATTCACCGCCTGCGATATGAGAGGCATGACATTGGAGAATGCTACGTTTATCGACTGTACTTTTTATAAATGTAGATTTAGTGACCGGATTTTACAAGCGGCGAATATCGTCAATTGTTCCTTTACCGGCAAGCTAGTAGATATTACGTTTGAGGGAGATGGCCAACAAAAGCTAATCGCCAATTTTGAAAACTGCATCCTTGATGGTGTTCGTTTTGTGGGCTGTGACCTGACGCAATGTATTCCGCCAAAATCAAAAAACCATTTGTATGTAGAACAGGTATCCTCACGTGTAAAAAATGCTTTGAAGAAGATAGACGATGACCCTAATCTATCTGACGATGATCGGAAAGTACTAGTACGCAATCTGCGCAAGCTTGAGCATATGGAACAATATATTTTTAACACGGCGCATATGAAGAAAATATATGGGGATGTTTTTGTTGAGCGATTTTTCAGCAGTCTGGAATAA
- a CDS encoding NADP-dependent oxidoreductase produces the protein MKAVVINQYGSKEELVEQEVNKPSAEANQVVVKLEATSINPIDWKLREGYLKEMFDWEFPIILGWDVAGVITEIGLNVTKWKVGDRVFSRPETTRFGTYAEYTAVDEHLLAKLPDSISYEEAAAVPLAGLTAWQALFTHGHLEEGETVLIHAGAGGVGIYAIQLAKYAGAHVITTASEKNHELLYSLGADQVIDYKKENFEEILKDIDLVFDTMGGEVAENSYKVLKPNIGRLITIVGEPNHDMAKSHNVSAKGIWLQPDGDQLQRMADLMEQKKIKSIVGATFPFSRQGIYDAHALSETHHAVGKIVITF, from the coding sequence ATGAAAGCAGTTGTGATTAATCAGTATGGGAGTAAAGAAGAGTTAGTTGAGCAGGAAGTGAATAAACCAAGTGCAGAAGCCAATCAAGTGGTTGTAAAACTAGAGGCTACATCCATTAATCCAATCGATTGGAAATTAAGAGAGGGTTACTTGAAAGAAATGTTTGATTGGGAATTTCCTATTATCTTAGGTTGGGATGTAGCTGGAGTCATAACTGAAATTGGTTTAAACGTTACGAAGTGGAAAGTTGGGGACCGAGTATTCAGTCGTCCTGAAACAACTCGTTTTGGTACGTATGCTGAGTATACTGCAGTTGATGAGCACCTACTGGCAAAACTACCCGATTCAATCTCATATGAGGAGGCTGCGGCTGTACCTTTAGCTGGTTTAACAGCATGGCAGGCATTGTTTACTCATGGCCATTTAGAAGAAGGCGAAACTGTACTTATTCACGCTGGCGCTGGTGGTGTAGGTATTTATGCCATTCAATTAGCAAAGTATGCCGGCGCTCATGTTATTACAACAGCAAGTGAAAAAAATCATGAACTTCTCTATTCATTAGGTGCTGATCAAGTCATTGATTACAAAAAGGAAAACTTTGAAGAGATTCTAAAAGATATCGATTTAGTGTTCGACACGATGGGTGGAGAAGTAGCTGAGAATAGCTATAAGGTGCTTAAGCCAAATATCGGAAGACTGATTACCATTGTTGGTGAACCGAATCATGATATGGCTAAGTCTCACAATGTATCAGCAAAGGGGATTTGGCTACAACCAGATGGTGATCAATTGCAGAGAATGGCAGATCTGATGGAACAGAAAAAGATTAAGTCGATTGTAGGGGCAACATTCCCTTTTAGTAGACAGGGTATTTATGATGCACATGCTTTGAGTGAGACTCACCACGCTGTAGGTAAAATTGTCATTACATTTTAA
- a CDS encoding class I SAM-dependent methyltransferase, with product MNSKETNDASYESVTDEQLQDQLKYYKERAPEYDDWWYRRGTFNQGDEANQIWFDEIRTIKEAFKAEHFHGDFLELAAGTGTWSSLFLKDALILTLVDGSEEMLSHNPVASEPNVRTIIADLFSWSPDQLYDSVAFTFWISHLPRERLASFFTMVSRCLKPGGKMFFIDDREVAGTRESHVVGTSGQTMVRKLNNGDHATIVKNFFDDKEIEQIAASVGIELHVHCTPKYFQYGIGSKTV from the coding sequence ATGAACAGCAAGGAAACCAACGATGCTTCGTACGAAAGTGTGACAGATGAGCAGCTTCAGGATCAGTTGAAATATTATAAAGAACGAGCTCCAGAGTATGATGACTGGTGGTACCGTCGAGGCACATTTAATCAAGGCGACGAAGCCAACCAAATTTGGTTCGATGAGATCCGTACGATTAAGGAAGCTTTTAAAGCTGAACATTTTCATGGTGACTTTCTTGAACTTGCGGCGGGGACGGGCACTTGGAGTAGTCTGTTTTTAAAAGATGCCCTTATATTGACCCTTGTAGACGGTTCCGAAGAAATGCTTTCGCATAATCCGGTGGCATCTGAACCCAATGTAAGAACGATCATTGCAGATCTTTTCAGTTGGTCTCCGGATCAGTTATACGATTCAGTTGCTTTTACTTTTTGGATATCTCATTTACCCAGAGAGAGACTGGCAAGCTTCTTCACCATGGTATCACGCTGTTTGAAGCCCGGAGGGAAAATGTTTTTTATCGATGATCGAGAAGTAGCAGGAACCCGTGAGTCCCATGTAGTGGGGACATCTGGGCAAACGATGGTTCGGAAGCTTAATAATGGTGATCATGCTACTATAGTGAAGAATTTCTTTGACGATAAAGAGATCGAGCAAATTGCTGCTAGTGTGGGAATTGAATTGCATGTCCATTGCACCCCTAAGTACTTTCAGTATGGGATAGGGTCCAAAACTGTCTAA
- a CDS encoding NAD(P)-dependent oxidoreductase — protein sequence MKILVTGGTGLLGGRLIPKLVEDGHQIFAFTRSVSAHAKLKAMGATPVDADLESSTPIVLPMIDAVVHAAALFRFSGPREPFFRTNVDGTAALLKAAESARAKTFVYISAAGIHMDNGGTLIRDADESAPTFPNHFSAYLASKARADSLVLAANKPGFRTIALRPPAIWGPGDPFSRALPEAVRSGQFAFIDRGDYPFSTCHVDNVVEAIQCALEHGEGGHAYFIKDQEGQTFREFVASLANLQGLSIDKMRSLSYWLVSAIGRLFDTIWAVTRKDGDPPISRSMIRMIGREFTVNDAAARRELGYVGRTLRDAGLQSYEETSARR from the coding sequence TTGAAAATTCTCGTCACGGGAGGCACCGGCCTGCTCGGTGGCCGCCTGATCCCAAAGCTCGTGGAGGATGGTCACCAGATTTTCGCCTTCACACGCTCTGTATCAGCTCACGCCAAACTCAAGGCCATGGGTGCGACGCCGGTCGATGCCGATCTCGAAAGCAGCACGCCAATCGTTTTACCGATGATCGATGCAGTTGTGCATGCGGCTGCCCTTTTCCGCTTTTCAGGGCCTCGCGAACCCTTCTTCCGTACCAACGTCGATGGCACCGCAGCTTTGCTGAAGGCAGCTGAGTCCGCCCGTGCGAAGACATTCGTCTACATCAGTGCGGCAGGGATCCACATGGATAACGGCGGTACGCTTATCCGCGACGCTGATGAAAGCGCGCCGACTTTCCCGAATCACTTCTCCGCCTATCTGGCGAGCAAGGCACGGGCAGATTCTTTGGTTCTGGCAGCCAATAAACCCGGCTTTCGCACGATCGCGCTTCGCCCACCGGCTATCTGGGGGCCTGGTGATCCGTTTAGCCGAGCGCTTCCCGAAGCAGTCAGATCTGGACAGTTCGCGTTCATCGACCGCGGTGATTACCCTTTTTCAACCTGCCATGTGGACAATGTGGTTGAAGCCATACAATGCGCTCTTGAACACGGAGAAGGCGGCCATGCCTACTTTATCAAGGATCAGGAAGGGCAGACTTTCCGTGAGTTTGTCGCCTCGCTTGCGAACTTGCAGGGCTTGTCCATCGATAAGATGCGTTCGCTGTCCTACTGGCTCGTCTCTGCCATTGGCCGGCTGTTCGACACGATCTGGGCCGTCACACGGAAAGACGGCGATCCGCCGATCTCACGCTCGATGATACGCATGATTGGGCGTGAGTTCACCGTCAACGATGCCGCTGCACGTCGAGAGTTGGGTTATGTCGGAAGAACTTTGCGCGACGCCGGCTTGCAAAGCTATGAGGAAACATCTGCTCGACGATAG
- the gap gene encoding type I glyceraldehyde-3-phosphate dehydrogenase, producing the protein MTVKVGINGFGRIGRIAFRRIQDVEGVEVVAINDLTNAKMLAHLLKYDTTQGTFQGDIEVNDGAFKVNGKEVKVLAKRNPEELPWGELGVDIVLECTGFFTTKEKAELHLKGGAKKVVISAPATGDMKTIVYNVNHDTLDGTETVISGASCTTNCLAPMAKALHDKFGIQSGLMTTVHAYTGNQNTLDAPDPKGDFRAARASAENIVPYSTGAAKAIGLVLPELKGKLDGASQRVPVPTGSVTELVAVLSTKVTVEQVNAAMKEASDPETFGYTEDEIVSSDIKGITFGSLFDATQTKVLTVGDHQLVKTAAWYDNEMSYTAQLVRTLEHFAKIAR; encoded by the coding sequence ATGACTGTAAAAGTAGGTATAAACGGTTTTGGACGAATCGGACGAATCGCTTTTCGCCGAATTCAAGATGTGGAAGGCGTCGAGGTGGTAGCGATTAACGACCTTACGAACGCTAAAATGTTAGCTCATCTGCTCAAATACGATACGACGCAAGGTACTTTTCAGGGTGACATCGAAGTAAATGACGGAGCCTTCAAAGTAAACGGCAAAGAGGTTAAGGTTTTGGCTAAGCGGAATCCTGAAGAACTTCCTTGGGGAGAGCTTGGCGTTGATATTGTTCTCGAATGTACAGGCTTCTTCACTACGAAAGAGAAGGCCGAGCTTCACCTGAAAGGCGGAGCGAAGAAAGTCGTCATTTCCGCCCCTGCTACAGGCGACATGAAAACGATCGTTTACAATGTAAACCATGACACACTGGACGGAACGGAAACCGTTATTTCCGGCGCTTCCTGCACAACCAACTGCCTGGCCCCTATGGCTAAAGCTCTGCACGACAAGTTTGGTATCCAATCCGGGCTGATGACGACCGTTCACGCCTACACGGGTAACCAAAACACGCTTGACGCTCCGGATCCAAAAGGCGATTTCCGAGCTGCGCGCGCCTCAGCGGAGAACATCGTGCCTTACTCCACCGGTGCCGCAAAAGCCATTGGTCTGGTTCTCCCGGAACTAAAGGGCAAACTGGATGGGGCATCTCAACGTGTACCTGTACCAACAGGTTCTGTTACTGAACTCGTTGCCGTTTTGAGTACAAAGGTAACAGTTGAGCAAGTTAACGCTGCTATGAAAGAAGCTTCCGATCCAGAAACGTTCGGCTACACGGAAGACGAAATTGTATCTTCCGATATCAAAGGCATCACATTCGGTTCGCTTTTCGACGCCACCCAGACGAAAGTTCTGACTGTCGGTGACCATCAATTGGTGAAAACCGCAGCTTGGTACGATAACGAAATGTCTTATACAGCCCAATTGGTTCGTACGCTGGAGCACTTCGCTAAGATCGCTAGATAA
- a CDS encoding TetR/AcrR family transcriptional regulator, protein MKSAEIFNQRGYAGTSLNDIIADTGIKKGGIYRHFASKDEIALEAYNYAASMVASKFSEAVDQEQSASGKLVAFFRVYENVVHDPPFIGGCPMQNTAVESDDTHLELCGQARQGMHNFLDMMKSIIRDGIQAGEFREDLDVDALASFAFSLLEGGILLSKLDGDNKHMLMNKKIFSSYLQQCCLKIG, encoded by the coding sequence ATGAAATCGGCTGAAATTTTTAACCAGAGAGGATATGCGGGTACATCGCTAAACGATATTATTGCCGACACAGGAATTAAGAAGGGGGGCATCTATCGACATTTTGCCAGTAAAGACGAGATAGCGCTTGAAGCCTACAATTATGCTGCCAGTATGGTCGCCAGTAAATTTTCTGAAGCGGTCGATCAAGAGCAGTCTGCGTCAGGAAAGTTGGTTGCTTTTTTTCGTGTTTATGAGAATGTCGTCCACGATCCCCCATTTATCGGCGGATGTCCCATGCAGAATACAGCTGTAGAAAGTGACGATACGCATTTGGAGCTTTGTGGTCAGGCAAGGCAAGGGATGCATAACTTCTTGGATATGATGAAAAGTATTATTCGTGACGGCATTCAAGCTGGGGAGTTCAGGGAGGATCTGGATGTGGATGCGCTAGCATCATTTGCATTTTCCTTGTTGGAGGGAGGGATTTTACTCAGCAAGTTGGATGGGGATAACAAGCACATGCTAATGAATAAAAAAATCTTCTCGTCCTATTTGCAGCAATGCTGCTTAAAGATCGGTTAA
- a CDS encoding BCCT family transporter produces MVFTITIIIVALFAIWGAVAPDQLADVANVAYNFSIHNFGWFYLLATLFFLIFAFYLAFSRFGGIRLGDDDDEPEYSTISWLSMLFSAGMGIGLVFWGVAEPLSHYLSAPEGAEAGTAQAARLSMRYSFFHWGLHPWAIYTVIGLALAYFQFRKGYKGLISSTFIPLIGERLAAGWLGKFIDILAVISTIFGVATSLGLGALQIGGGLNHLFGIPNSVMTQVVIISVVTVLFLISATSGLDKGIKILSNTNLVIAVLLMVFVLVTGPTSFIFDTFTTTLGSYMQNIINMSLRLTPFSRETWIGTWTLFYWAWWIAWAPFVGTFIARVSKGRTIKEFVIYVMVIPSLFGFVWFSVFGGTGLHMELFNASHLAEAVKEDATTALFLMLEQLPLGTIVAFIATLLIMIFFITSADSATFVLGMLTTDGKMNPSTRVKLTWGIMQSAIAVVLLISGGLNGLQTASIVAALPFAVVLIGMCFSLLKALQSEDRERRQKEKRQRQKLKRLLEEHENLQPEVPGT; encoded by the coding sequence ATGGTATTTACCATCACAATTATCATCGTTGCACTGTTTGCAATATGGGGGGCCGTCGCCCCTGATCAGCTGGCGGATGTGGCTAACGTTGCCTACAACTTCTCTATTCACAATTTTGGCTGGTTTTATTTGTTAGCGACACTGTTCTTCCTGATCTTTGCTTTCTATCTGGCATTCAGCCGATTTGGCGGGATCAGGCTAGGGGATGACGATGATGAACCGGAATATTCTACGATTTCCTGGCTATCCATGCTGTTTAGCGCTGGTATGGGAATCGGACTGGTTTTCTGGGGAGTTGCCGAGCCCCTGTCCCACTATTTATCTGCACCGGAAGGAGCAGAAGCCGGAACTGCGCAGGCAGCAAGACTTTCCATGCGTTATTCCTTTTTCCACTGGGGGCTGCATCCTTGGGCGATCTATACCGTCATCGGTTTAGCGCTTGCTTACTTCCAGTTCCGGAAAGGATACAAAGGGCTGATCAGTTCCACCTTTATCCCTCTGATTGGTGAGCGTCTTGCCGCAGGCTGGCTTGGCAAGTTCATTGATATTCTGGCGGTTATCTCCACCATCTTTGGTGTTGCGACTTCGCTTGGATTGGGTGCACTTCAGATCGGTGGGGGGCTGAATCACTTATTCGGTATTCCTAACTCGGTTATGACCCAAGTTGTCATTATCTCAGTTGTAACCGTACTGTTTCTAATCTCGGCAACCTCCGGACTGGATAAAGGGATTAAGATTCTGAGCAACACCAACCTCGTTATAGCGGTGCTGTTGATGGTGTTTGTGTTGGTAACTGGACCAACTTCTTTTATATTTGACACCTTCACAACAACCCTGGGCAGTTATATGCAGAATATTATTAATATGAGTTTGAGATTGACGCCGTTCTCAAGAGAAACCTGGATTGGAACATGGACGTTATTTTACTGGGCATGGTGGATCGCTTGGGCTCCCTTTGTCGGTACTTTTATCGCAAGGGTATCCAAAGGAAGAACCATAAAGGAATTTGTAATTTACGTCATGGTTATTCCAAGCCTTTTCGGATTTGTCTGGTTCTCCGTCTTCGGCGGAACAGGACTTCACATGGAATTGTTCAATGCATCCCATCTGGCGGAAGCCGTCAAGGAAGATGCGACAACCGCTTTATTCCTTATGTTGGAGCAGTTGCCTTTAGGCACGATCGTAGCATTTATCGCTACTCTCCTGATTATGATCTTCTTTATTACGTCGGCTGATTCGGCTACCTTTGTGCTTGGCATGCTGACTACAGATGGCAAGATGAACCCGAGTACAAGAGTGAAATTAACTTGGGGAATCATGCAGTCCGCTATTGCGGTAGTGTTGCTGATCAGTGGTGGATTGAACGGCCTTCAGACGGCCTCCATAGTTGCTGCTCTGCCGTTCGCTGTTGTCCTTATCGGGATGTGTTTCTCCCTGCTCAAGGCACTGCAGTCCGAGGACAGAGAGCGACGTCAGAAGGAAAAACGGCAGCGCCAAAAGCTGAAACGACTGCTGGAGGAACATGAAAACTTGCAGCCTGAAGTTCCGGGCACGTAA
- a CDS encoding histidine phosphatase family protein — translation MYRVSVFVISLLLFFGANHTVEASEIPTASLINDLQKGGYILYVRHGDATVGVDQPDFSLTDCSTQRNLSAVGKEQAEKYGHAIRKLNIPVHFPVKASPLCRTLQTAQIAFGAQNVKENTFWLNIYKLSQNLDTENINSTIQAFTNEVEQTASTNSNRLIVAHSFPSGLGLGELSSMETVIIKPLGDHKGYQVVGKLKLEDVLQQAGMS, via the coding sequence ATGTACCGTGTATCCGTTTTTGTCATCAGTCTTTTATTGTTCTTTGGAGCAAATCATACAGTCGAAGCATCGGAAATTCCCACAGCTTCTCTCATAAATGATCTACAAAAAGGTGGTTACATCCTTTATGTCCGACATGGAGATGCAACAGTGGGAGTAGATCAACCAGATTTTAGTCTGACAGATTGCTCTACACAGAGGAATTTAAGTGCGGTTGGAAAGGAACAGGCAGAGAAGTATGGTCATGCTATTCGGAAACTAAATATCCCTGTCCACTTCCCCGTGAAAGCAAGCCCCCTTTGTCGAACTCTCCAAACTGCTCAGATTGCTTTTGGTGCACAAAATGTTAAAGAAAATACATTTTGGTTAAACATATATAAACTCAGTCAAAATCTGGACACGGAAAATATAAACAGCACAATTCAAGCATTTACAAATGAAGTGGAGCAAACCGCTTCAACGAATTCGAACAGGCTTATTGTAGCTCACTCTTTTCCTAGCGGTCTGGGATTAGGAGAACTCTCGAGTATGGAGACAGTCATTATTAAACCACTGGGAGACCATAAAGGGTATCAAGTTGTTGGAAAATTGAAATTAGAAGATGTTTTACAGCAAGCTGGAATGTCTTAG